In a single window of the Gossypium hirsutum isolate 1008001.06 chromosome D02, Gossypium_hirsutum_v2.1, whole genome shotgun sequence genome:
- the LOC107932133 gene encoding F-box/LRR-repeat protein At3g59200, protein MCVEDRISSFPDPILCHILSFLPIKEAVRTSIISTKWRYLFASISTIKFDGYSMSGLTDRNIDSFKNFVDRLLKSPDQVNLDCFRLSHEICSWNDGDHDFDISGWICAALCRGVKEIDLQLGYLEDILPAVLFTCGSLVTLKLDAVGHKFKFPSDVCLGNLKTLHIRDSFFGDSIFRLISNCHVRRFGFY, encoded by the coding sequence ATGTGTGTCGAAGACAGGATCAGTAGTTTTCCGGATCCTATTCTTTGTCATATTTTGTCATTCCTTCCCATTAAAGAAGCAGTTCGAACCTCTATTATTTCAACCAAGTGGAGATACCTCTTTGCttcaatttctaccattaaaTTTGATGGTTATTCAATGAGTGGCTTGACTGACAGAAATATTGACAGCTTCAAGAACTTTGTTGATAGGTTATTGAAATCCCCCGATCAGGTAAATTTAGATTGCTTTAGGCTAAGTCATGAGATTTGTTCCTGGAATGATGGAGATCATGATTTTGATATCTCTGGTTGGATATGTGCTGCATTGTGCCGTGGTGTTAAGGAAATTGATTTGCAGTTAGGTTATCTTGAGGATATTTTACCAGCTGTTTTATTCACTTGCGGCTCACTGGTGACACTGAAATTGGATGCAGTAGGTCATAAGTTTAAGTTCCCATCTGACGTTTGTTTAGGGAATCTGAAGACTTTGCACATTAGAGACTCATTTTTCGGTGATTCCATTTTTAGGTTAATTTCCAATTGCCATGTCAGAAGATTTGGCTTTTATTGA
- the LOC107932134 gene encoding F-box/LRR-repeat protein At4g14103, protein MCVEDRISSFPDPILCHILSFLPIKEAVQTSIISTKWRYLFASISTIKFDGYSMSGLTDRNIDSFKNFVDRLLKSPDQVRLDCFRLSHEICLWNDGDHDFDISGWICAALCRGVKEIDLQLGYLEDILPAVLFTCGSLVTLKLDAVGHKFKFPSDVCLGNLKTLHFRDSFFGDCILRFISNCHVLEDLAFIECDFYNTSVINIQTPLLKRFILDFDLGEFGDLKYVVLINAPNLVYFQYTDVVAQGYTLSTMKSLEKAHISISGCGTIDSQTIATHFIQGICNVRSLRLTINEGVFRTSQLPIFHNLIEFEFLGRGFNGREIWLVEFLHRMPNLKTLTINFPVVAGTQWKAFEVPSCLSFHLKEIEVSCFSTHIIEMEVSISNL, encoded by the exons ATGTGTGTCGAAGACAGGATCAGTAGTTTTCCGGATCCTATTCTTTGTCATATTTTGTCATTCCTTCCCATTAAAGAAGCAGTTCAAACCTCTATTATTTCAACCAAGTGGAGATACCTCTTTGCttcaatttctaccattaaaTTTGATGGTTATTCAATGAGTGGCTTGACTGACAGAAATATTGACAGCTTCAAGAACTTTGTTGATAGGTTATTGAAATCCCCCGATCAGGTAAGATTAGATTGCTTTAGGCTAAGTCATGAGATTTGTTTATGGAATGATGGAGATCATGATTTTGATATCTCTGGTTGGATATGTGCTGCATTGTGCCGTGGTGTTAAGGAAATTGATTTGCAGTTAGGTTATCTTGAGGATATTTTACCAGCTGTTTTATTCACTTGCGGCTCACTGGTGACACTGAAATTGGATGCAGTAGGTCATAAGTTTAAGTTCCCATCTGACGTTTGTTTAGGGAATCTGAAGACTTTGCACTTTAGAGACTCATTTTTCGGTGATTGCATTCTTAGGTTCATTTCCAATTGCCATGTCTTAGAAGATTTGGCTTTTATTGAATGTGATTTTTATAATACAAGTGTGATCAATATCCAAACTCCTTTGCTTAAGagatttattttagattttgatctCGGAGAATTCGGAGATTTAAAGTATGTGGTGTTGATTAATGCTCCAAATCTTGTTTATTTTCAATATACTGACGTTGTAGCTCAAGGTTATACTTTGAGTACCATGAAGTCTCTAGAAAAAGCTCATATTAGCATCAGCGGCTGTGGTACCATTGATTCTCAAACAATTGCAACTCATTTTATTCAAGGAATTTGCAATGTACGGTCTCTACGTTTAACCATTAATGAAGGG GTTTTCCGAACAAGTCAACTTCCTATATTTCACAATCTTATTGAATTCGAATTTCTTGGTCGTGGTTTTAATGGGAGAGAAATTTGGCTTGTGGAGTTTCTACATCGTATGCCTAATCTAAAGACACTTACCATCAATTTTCCG GTTGTTGCGGGAACTCAATGGAAGGCTTTTGAAGTTCCTTCTTGTTTGTCATTTCACCTTAAAGAGATTGAAGTTTCATGCTTCAGCACACATATAATTGAAATG GAAGTATCTATTTCAAATCTTTAA